A DNA window from Luteolibacter luteus contains the following coding sequences:
- a CDS encoding substrate-binding domain-containing protein, giving the protein MSDKQHKKHREVSRTLATEILAGKYEKSGRLPSEVQLAERFQVSRPTIGRALLALQEEGIIERRAGSGTYVADLSQGQARRPSNKDRQLGMLVPNLRHTEIFETICGELANLARVHDFGLWSGDYNPARSIEEPRMSVADAEALCERFIGNGLAGVFVVPFEHQADRDEANLRILSRLRQAGIPLVLIDRDAVAFPRRSEYDLVGVDNFSGGYRLAEHLIKLGMKRLAYVTKPFTASTVDARIAGAQSAMLANGLDVPRDFVRIGDPADQKFVRSITQSGRIEAVLCTSDHIAAQLLQTLNRLKVRVPEDLRLVGFDDVRFANLLTIPLTTMQQPCRDIALTAFNCLRERIANPSLPPRNIMLSPRMIVRETCGAYLTQPRGGRS; this is encoded by the coding sequence ATGAGCGACAAGCAGCACAAAAAACATCGGGAGGTCTCCCGCACCCTGGCGACCGAGATCCTCGCCGGGAAGTATGAGAAATCGGGCCGCCTACCGAGCGAAGTACAGCTTGCGGAGCGCTTTCAGGTTTCACGGCCGACGATTGGAAGGGCCCTTCTCGCGTTGCAGGAGGAGGGAATTATCGAGCGTCGCGCGGGCTCCGGCACCTATGTCGCGGATCTGAGCCAAGGACAGGCCAGGCGCCCTTCGAACAAAGACCGGCAGCTAGGCATGCTGGTGCCGAACTTGAGGCATACCGAAATCTTCGAAACTATCTGTGGTGAGCTCGCGAATTTGGCGCGTGTGCATGACTTCGGTCTCTGGTCGGGCGATTACAATCCCGCTCGATCGATCGAGGAGCCCCGGATGAGTGTCGCGGATGCGGAGGCGCTGTGCGAGCGCTTCATTGGGAATGGCCTTGCAGGTGTGTTCGTTGTCCCCTTTGAGCATCAGGCGGACCGCGACGAGGCAAACCTGCGGATCCTAAGCCGTCTCCGGCAAGCAGGGATACCGCTGGTGCTAATCGACCGCGACGCGGTGGCGTTCCCGAGGCGCAGCGAGTATGACCTCGTGGGCGTGGACAATTTCTCAGGAGGCTATCGTTTGGCAGAGCACCTGATCAAGCTGGGCATGAAGAGGCTGGCCTATGTCACCAAGCCTTTCACTGCATCCACGGTTGATGCCCGGATTGCGGGGGCACAATCGGCGATGCTAGCCAATGGACTCGATGTCCCGAGGGATTTCGTACGTATCGGCGATCCGGCCGATCAGAAGTTTGTGCGCAGCATCACGCAGAGCGGACGGATCGAGGCGGTGCTTTGCACAAGCGACCACATCGCGGCCCAATTGCTACAGACTCTGAACCGCCTGAAGGTGCGTGTGCCTGAGGACCTGCGCTTGGTCGGCTTCGATGACGTCCGCTTCGCCAATCTGCTGACCATCCCGTTGACCACGATGCAGCAACCATGCCGGGATATCGCGCTAACGGCTTTCAATTGCCTGCGAGAGCGGATCGCGAATCCATCGCTCCCGCCGCGAAACATCATGCTTTCCCCGAGGATGATCGTTCGGGAGACCTGTGGCGCTTACCTCACCCAGCCGCGGGGTGGTCGGAGCTAA